The DNA window GTTCGTACCGGCATCGCACCGGCGTAGTGCCATTCGGTGTCGATCTGTTTCAAGCCGACGCCGTTGATGATCAGGTTGGGCGGCGTGCAGTCGAAGAAGTCGGGCTTGAGGAGGGACTGGTACTTATCGGTTGGGTCAATCGCGACCACGCCGACTTTGAGAAGGTGATCGATCCAGGACCGCAGGTGCGCGATCGCACCGTCGAAGTCGCCACGCTGGAGGAGGTCGACAACGAGATGTTCGAGTTGCGGACCGGTGCGGTAGGCCTCCGTTCCGACGACATTCGTGAGCTTGGTGCCGGCAGGCGGTTGGACGTCGATCAGCCGGGACTTGCGGACGAGGATCTGTCCGCCGTCGCCCAGGACCATCGCCGTGCGGGTATTGAACCAAGGCTGTCGATCGGTGACGTAGCCGGCGGCGAGCAGTTCCGGGGGCGAGAGTCGCGGGGTTTCCTCGGCGGCGATGACGAGAAAGGAGTTGGCCAGGTCGGCGAGCAGGCCGTTGCGGTGGAGCACGGATCGCACTTTGCGTTCGTCAGCGGGCAGGGCGAGACGACGGCCTTCGTGGGTGGTTTCGATGAGCCGAAGGATGGCGGCTGGGTCAAAGTCGGGTGTGTGGAGGGCACGATCGGTCAGCACCCAGCTCGGCAGCTTGTAGTCCGGGAACGGATAGTGGAACTCCATGGCGGGGAAGCCGGACGCGGCAAGGTACCGGGACAACTCGGCCTTACCGACAGTCTTGACGCCCGCAGGTTTGTAGAGGTCCTGGACGCCGTCGAAGGGCCTGCCGGTGTGGTCCTCCGGGCTGCCACAGAAGTACTTCAGGCCGAGCTGGTTCTCGATCGCCAGCAGAAGCACACCGCCGGGCTTGAGAAAGGATTTGGCAAGGCGGAGGCAGTCGAGGAACGGGTCGGGCGTCTTGAAGAAGACGGGAGAGTATTCGAGCACGCCGATGAGCGTGACGATGTCGAATTTCCGGCCGGTGTCGATCGCCTGGAAGTCGCTGCAGAAGACGCGGACGTTGGGCAGGTCGGCGGTTCGGGCGGCGGCACAGGCGGCGCGGATCGGGCCGCCTTCGATCGCCCAGACGTCGCCGGCGGCCTCACCGAGCTGCCGGGTGATCGCGCCGCAGCCGGCACCCAATTCCAGCACCGAATGCTCCCGGCCGATCGTCAGGTGGCGAAGCAGGTTGTGCCGGGCGGGGGAGAAGTGATAGAGCGTCGGCCAGGAGGCGATATGCCGGAGGAGTTCCTGCGAAAACTGGCTGCGGTCCGTAGTCGCGCCGAGCAGGTCGAGGGTTTTCCGTTCGACCTTCTGACCTTCGGAATAGCTGAACGCCTCATGGCCGGGACGCATCCAGACACCGGAAGCGGGATCGCGACGAAATTCATCGACGGGTGTCTGGGTAAGCAATGTCCGACTCCATTCGAAATCCTTACGAAACGGCAATACGACCTGAACAGTATGGCCTGCGTTGATCCGCTCTGCAAAGTCATGGCGGTCGCGTATCCATGCCGCCACCGGACCACATCCGCCTACGCCAATCCCTCGAAAGTTCTAGGTGTTGCAGCCCTTTATGGTTATAATTCGGGACGCGACCCACATCCCTGCCCGAAGGTGCCTAATTCGCAGGCCTCGACCCAGCTCGGCGTTCACACTTGTCGAATTGCTCGTCGTTACGGGCATCATCGCGGTACTGATCTCCATTGTGCTTTCTGTTTCCAGCGGCATCCGAAAGCAGGCGCGTGTCGTCCAGTGCTGTGCGAATCTGCGAAGCATCGGGCAGGCGACGCTGGCCAATGCGGCCGAGCGGGGCGGATACCTTCCACTGGCCGGACGAATCACCGTGCAGGACACGTCGTCGGTCTATGTCCTCCCCAGCGCCCTCGGCGACGACAGCGTCCGGCACTACAGCTATGCCAAAATTCCGAGCCTCAACATCCTAACCCTCGTCCCGTTCATCGCCGCGCTCGCCCCACATCTGGGTGTTGCCGACCTCCCGCGCAACGACTGGAACGCGCTGGACCAGGCGTTAAATGCCAAGGACGGTGCCTGGCGGCACTTCACCTGCCCGGACACGAATTCCTACGACAAAGCGACCGTCGGCACCGCCCCCGGCGACAATACCGTCGAGGGTCAGGCGACCATGATGCTCGTAGCCACCGACAGGCAAACCTTCATCGCCTGGGCGACCAATTCCGATTACGTCATCAACGAAGGCGTCTTCGGGCATCACTACAATCCGGCGTTCGCTCGCAACCGACTGTCCGGGAAGCTGGCCCGTATCACCCGCCCGCCGGAGACCGTCCTTTTCACCGACGGCGTTCCACGCACGACGATCGCCGACCCCTTGATGCCCTTCGGTTGGATGACCTGGACCCCAAGCCTCAACGGCGTCGGTACCGCCACCCTGACCGATGCCCTGAACAACACCCCACGGGCCAGTTCCTCGGAGAACTTCGACCTGCTCCGCCACAACCGGCGGATGAACGTCGTCTTCGCCGACGGGCACGTCGAGACCCTCCAGATCACGCCCGAATCGCTCGCCCACGTCCACCTGATTTCGCCCTGACAGCAGGGCTGCTACCGCATCAAATCAATTCGAGCGTCCCCAAAAGGCAGACGTTCGGCCAAAAAATAAGAGATATACCTATTGCCATTCACGCAGAACCCCGATATTCTCTCGTGGGTTCACTTAGAAACCCGTGGCGTAATAGGGTAACTCTTGGTGTCCGATGTGTACATCTCGTATCGAATAGCAATTTAGTGCGGCCGTCAATGTCGCGCCATCTTTGGTGCTTGCTTGTCTACTCGGGAGCGAAAATGCGCCAGCGGGTCTCGCTTTGCATGATCGTGCGCAACGAGGAGCACAACCTGCCGCGAAGCCTTGCGGGGTTGGCCCAACTCTTCGATGACATCGTCATTGTCGACACCGGTTCGACTGATGGCACTCGCGCCGTGGCCGAAGCGATTGGTGCCCGCGTATACGACTTCACCTGGTGCGACGACTTCTCCGCCGCCCGGAACTTCGGTCGCCGCCAGGCGACCGGCGACTGGATCTTCTGGCTCGATGCCGATGACCGGTTCGACGCCGAGAACCTGACCCGCCTGCGCCGTCTCCTCGAGCAGCTTCCGGTCGCCGATGAACTGTCCCACGACTTGATCTACGTCATGTCGTGCCGGTCTGCCACCTGTAACCCGGGCGTGTCGTTCGACATTGCCCACACCCGGCTTTTTCGCAACCGGTCCGACATCGCGTGGCGCGGCCGCATTCACGAGCGTCTCGTTCACGGCGGCTCCGGCGCCGGACTGGCCGACAACGAACTGGTCTACACCGATGTCGTCATCCATCACGAAGGGTATCGCGACGCCGAGCAGTGGGCCGCCAAGCAGCTTCGCGACCAGCGGGTCCTGGAGCGCGAATACCTCGTGCACCCCGACGATCCGATGACAGCGTTCTACCTCGGTCGGGTTTTCGCGGCCCAGCGACTGGCGGACAAGGCCATCCCGTTTCTGCGACGCAGCATCCAGAACGATCCTCAAAGTCTCTACAGTTCCACGCCCAAGGCCGCCAGCATCCTGATTAAGTGCCTGATCGAAAGCAGTCGATTCGACGAGGCCGTCGCGGCGGCCGATTCGATGTGTCAGCGTTTTGCCCACAACTTCGAGCTTTTGTACGAGTGCGGGGCGGTGTATCTGCTCGCGGGCCGGGCCGTCGATGCCGAGAATTGCGCCCGGGCGCTTCTCGCCCAGTCGCCGTCCGAGCCGACATCCCGCTCCTCGGCCGACCAGTGCCGGGCCGGGCTCGCCGTGGGCATGGACACCCGCGCCGCCCGCATGCTGCTCGCCGAAGCCCTGTGTGCGCAGGGCCGCCCGCGAGAGGCCGCCGGCCAGCTTCGTACACTTCTGGTGCAAGACCCGTCGAACGTCGTCGCCTGGGCGATGCGCGGTGAAGCGAGCCTTTGCTGTAACGACCTTCACGACGCCGAACTGTCGCTCAAGTCGCTCTCGGCGTTGCCGAACGCCACCTTCCAAACCGCCATCCTTCGGGCACTGTTCTGCTCGCGCAGCCGGCAGTTCACCGAAGCATTGCGTTGGGCCCGCAAGGCGATCGCGGCACGACCCGAAGTCCCTTCCGGATGGATCACCCTGGGCAACGCGCTCTACGACGAAGGCGTCGACTGGCGCGGATGTGCCGCTGCGCTCGAACAGGCACTGCGGCTCAACCCGCGACTCTCGCAGGTGCGCCAGCAACTGCAGCGCGTTCAGGCTTACATCACGACGTCGGCGCAGCACCAGACCGCTTCGCAACGCACTTCCACGGCAGCGGGGCACGACGCCGACACGACCCCGCTCGCCGCTCCGTCCGGCCCTCACGCCGACCACACCGAGCGACCCTGGGGAGGCCTGGCATGAAGTCTCGCGGAACGTCATCCGACCGAGGCGGCATGTCCAACGGCGACGCCTCGACCCAGCTCGCACTGGTCCTGTCGCCACACCCCGACGATGAATCGCTCGGCTGCGGAGGGACGATCAAGCTCATCACCGACGGCGGCGGGGCGGTCGACGTCCTGTTCATGACCCGCGGCGAGAACGGGTTCGCACCCGGCCGCATCCCGACCGCCGCCGATCGCGTCGACCTCGCCGCCCGCCGCGAATCCGAAGCCCGCGCCGCCTGCGAGCGTCTGGGCGTCCGCAGGGTCGCGTTCCTCAACGGCGTCGATGGCTCTCTCGGCGCCACACCGTCGCTCAGCAGTTCGATCCTCGCCGCCCTCGTCGAAGGCAATTACCGCTCGGTCTTCTGCCCCTGGCCTTACGACCGCCACGGCGATCACCAGGTGACATACCGAATGCTCCACCAGGCGCTGGCCGGCCTGAAACGCGAGATCGACGTCTGGCTCTATGAGATCTGGACTCCGATGGAGCCCAATTACTATGTCGCGATCGACGGCGTGCTCGAAGCAAAGATGGACGCGTTCGCCGTTCACGAAAGCCAGGCCGCCGTCCTTCCGTACACCGAGGCGTTCCGCGGGCTTGCCAGATACCGCGGCCTGAGCTGCCCGCCTGCCCGCGCCGCCGAGGCCTTCTTCTATTGCTCCAGCACGCAGCTCCTGAACCACGAAGGCATCCCCTGGCCCAGGCCGCCGTTCGCCGCGCCGGCCGGCGTCCGCCGCTGAGATTCGGCGCGATGCCCCGCGACCACCCGTCCCGCGGCGCGTAACTCAACCGGAAGCCGAATGACTTCCTCCCTGTCGAAGGAAAACCATCTGCTCGAACGCTTCGGCGTCACCGTCTGCCGCAACGTCGATCAACCCGGCGTCGGTATTGATGTCGGCTATCTCGTCGATTTCTCGCAGATGCCCGTCTGCACGCCCGACCAGCAACGCATCGAAGCCGTCCTCCAATCCCGCGATCTGACGAACCGCGACCTGCTGCATGTCGGCATCGGCAATTCGCACCTGGCGATGCGACTGTCGCCGCGCTGCCGGCTGATCGACGGCATCACCGTCGCCGAGGCCGAGCGCCAGCGTGGCCGCGCGACCGGGCTGGCCAACTATCGCGCGCTCAAGGCCAACAAGTACGCGGTCAGCCTGGCGGCGATCCTCAACCGGCACTACGACCACATCATCGACAACAACTTGGCGAGCTTCGCCTGCTGTGGATTTCACCTGATGCTGATGATGAGCAGCTATCGCCTGATGCTGCGCCACGGAGGTAGCATCCTCACCGACCGCCAGGGGATGGAATGGACCGTCAGTGACCCCCGATGGAAGCTGACCGAGCCCGACCTCGGCGCACTGGCGAACGCGCTCGGGCTGAAGCTGTCGAAGACCACCGAATGGGTGTACGAACTCACCAGGCCGGTCGAGAGCTGAATCGGCCGGGTGGGCGTTACATCCGTTGACGCTACTTCAACTTCTCCAGGGGAATGACCGCCAGTTCCGCGCTGTTGTGGTTCCCCCGGCGGCCGCCGCCGTTGGAGTAGCCGACGTACAGCTTGCCCTCGTGCTCGACGGCGCAGGGATAGGAGAGCGAAGCGCCGTCGGCCACGTCGCCGGGGCCCTGGGGGAAGATCGACGGGCGGATGATAAACACCCGGCTGAAGACCGACTCGCCCGGCTTGCTGACGGCAATGGTGAGCGGCGTGCGGCGGCCGCCGCTGTCGGCGGTCGTCGTGCAGACCAGGTAGCGCTGGCCGGTACTCAGCATGCCGGCGGCGGGCTTGGAGGTGGCCATCGGCAGGTTACTCGGAGCCGACGCGATCCACTTTCGGCCGTAGTCTTTGCTCACGGCGATCAGCGCCTGCGCCTTGCCGCCGAAGCGGGCGATGTTCGTCACATTCGGGCCGTCAACGACAATCGCAGATTCACCCCACATCGTCAGCCCGTCGACCGCCGGGATGACGACCAAGTCCCATTTCGTCAGGTCGTCGCCATGACTGATCGCGATGGCGGCGGGGTTCTTGGTTGTGTCGGAGAACGCACCTGCCTTGATGCCGGGCATGATCCAGTTTCCGTCGGCCATCTTCACCGGCTGGTTCAGCGCCCAGAACCCGCCGTCGACCACAACACCCAGCGGCTTCCAGGTATTCGTGGTTTCATCGAGCACGAAGGCGCGGGTGTGAATCTTCTGCATGCGGCCGTAGAACGCGCCGTGAAACGCCCAGAGCCTGCCGCCGTGCGACAGGAAAACGCCGTGACTGATGGACAGGTCCGGCTCGGCCTCACCCGTGCCGATGGTGAAGGGATCGCCCCAGGTTTTGCCGCCATCTTCGCTGACGCGGCCGCGGGCTTCTTCGCCGTGGGTGTTCTCTTCGCCTTTGTTGTGCCCGAACGACGCGTAGAGCTTGCCCCTGTGCCAGCCGAGGCCCACGCCATGCAGCCAGACGTAACCGTCCTTGTCGGGCTCGTTGGCTTTGATGACACGATACTCCACGCCGCTGAGCACTGGGATCTCGGCGGCCTTCGGAAGTTTCACGTTTGCGTCCCAGAGCGGCGTGTCGGCGACGATCGCCTTGGGTATCTCGTGGACGGCAGCGATCGGCTTGTACAGCGCGGCGACTTCTTCGGCGCTCAGCACGCGCGGCACGAACTGCGCTTCATCGACCGCGCCGCTGAACAACTGCACGCGTCGGCCGTTGTCGTTGATGCCGCCGAG is part of the Humisphaera borealis genome and encodes:
- a CDS encoding class I SAM-dependent methyltransferase, with the protein product MRPGHEAFSYSEGQKVERKTLDLLGATTDRSQFSQELLRHIASWPTLYHFSPARHNLLRHLTIGREHSVLELGAGCGAITRQLGEAAGDVWAIEGGPIRAACAAARTADLPNVRVFCSDFQAIDTGRKFDIVTLIGVLEYSPVFFKTPDPFLDCLRLAKSFLKPGGVLLLAIENQLGLKYFCGSPEDHTGRPFDGVQDLYKPAGVKTVGKAELSRYLAASGFPAMEFHYPFPDYKLPSWVLTDRALHTPDFDPAAILRLIETTHEGRRLALPADERKVRSVLHRNGLLADLANSFLVIAAEETPRLSPPELLAAGYVTDRQPWFNTRTAMVLGDGGQILVRKSRLIDVQPPAGTKLTNVVGTEAYRTGPQLEHLVVDLLQRGDFDGAIAHLRSWIDHLLKVGVVAIDPTDKYQSLLKPDFFDCTPPNLIINGVGLKQIDTEWHYAGAMPVRTLALRYLKMLASREQAIFRKHLAGKTPAAIQLLNKLGIDFTREQYSQASELLHELNASIVAPHRGRLPDHKKKRRRSLLSRLLRRKKE
- a CDS encoding prepilin-type N-terminal cleavage/methylation domain-containing protein, encoding MVIIRDATHIPARRCLIRRPRPSSAFTLVELLVVTGIIAVLISIVLSVSSGIRKQARVVQCCANLRSIGQATLANAAERGGYLPLAGRITVQDTSSVYVLPSALGDDSVRHYSYAKIPSLNILTLVPFIAALAPHLGVADLPRNDWNALDQALNAKDGAWRHFTCPDTNSYDKATVGTAPGDNTVEGQATMMLVATDRQTFIAWATNSDYVINEGVFGHHYNPAFARNRLSGKLARITRPPETVLFTDGVPRTTIADPLMPFGWMTWTPSLNGVGTATLTDALNNTPRASSSENFDLLRHNRRMNVVFADGHVETLQITPESLAHVHLISP
- a CDS encoding tetratricopeptide repeat-containing glycosyltransferase family 2 protein, coding for MRQRVSLCMIVRNEEHNLPRSLAGLAQLFDDIVIVDTGSTDGTRAVAEAIGARVYDFTWCDDFSAARNFGRRQATGDWIFWLDADDRFDAENLTRLRRLLEQLPVADELSHDLIYVMSCRSATCNPGVSFDIAHTRLFRNRSDIAWRGRIHERLVHGGSGAGLADNELVYTDVVIHHEGYRDAEQWAAKQLRDQRVLEREYLVHPDDPMTAFYLGRVFAAQRLADKAIPFLRRSIQNDPQSLYSSTPKAASILIKCLIESSRFDEAVAAADSMCQRFAHNFELLYECGAVYLLAGRAVDAENCARALLAQSPSEPTSRSSADQCRAGLAVGMDTRAARMLLAEALCAQGRPREAAGQLRTLLVQDPSNVVAWAMRGEASLCCNDLHDAELSLKSLSALPNATFQTAILRALFCSRSRQFTEALRWARKAIAARPEVPSGWITLGNALYDEGVDWRGCAAALEQALRLNPRLSQVRQQLQRVQAYITTSAQHQTASQRTSTAAGHDADTTPLAAPSGPHADHTERPWGGLA
- a CDS encoding PIG-L deacetylase family protein, producing MKSRGTSSDRGGMSNGDASTQLALVLSPHPDDESLGCGGTIKLITDGGGAVDVLFMTRGENGFAPGRIPTAADRVDLAARRESEARAACERLGVRRVAFLNGVDGSLGATPSLSSSILAALVEGNYRSVFCPWPYDRHGDHQVTYRMLHQALAGLKREIDVWLYEIWTPMEPNYYVAIDGVLEAKMDAFAVHESQAAVLPYTEAFRGLARYRGLSCPPARAAEAFFYCSSTQLLNHEGIPWPRPPFAAPAGVRR
- a CDS encoding LamG-like jellyroll fold domain-containing protein, with amino-acid sequence MKHTAFILSVIALGSAAVAVDIKPVTPDTAPSATARNWSLDATDPTIKVFGTARAAAGALGKSLVLDGTSVIELKDTAALNASDGFTFSVWFNPYAPESGQQVVAGKNRYSLNERQWSIAVEPDGKLKAYVQHGGWATIATRDAVKAGHWHLATLTINASRAAFYVNGQPVGEAKLKAPMPATQAPITLGGINDNGRRVQLFSGAVDEAQFVPRVLSAEEVAALYKPIAAVHEIPKAIVADTPLWDANVKLPKAAEIPVLSGVEYRVIKANEPDKDGYVWLHGVGLGWHRGKLYASFGHNKGEENTHGEEARGRVSEDGGKTWGDPFTIGTGEAEPDLSISHGVFLSHGGRLWAFHGAFYGRMQKIHTRAFVLDETTNTWKPLGVVVDGGFWALNQPVKMADGNWIMPGIKAGAFSDTTKNPAAIAISHGDDLTKWDLVVIPAVDGLTMWGESAIVVDGPNVTNIARFGGKAQALIAVSKDYGRKWIASAPSNLPMATSKPAAGMLSTGQRYLVCTTTADSGGRRTPLTIAVSKPGESVFSRVFIIRPSIFPQGPGDVADGASLSYPCAVEHEGKLYVGYSNGGGRRGNHNSAELAVIPLEKLK